From the Budorcas taxicolor isolate Tak-1 chromosome 1, Takin1.1, whole genome shotgun sequence genome, one window contains:
- the SLC38A3 gene encoding sodium-coupled neutral amino acid transporter 3 encodes MEAPLQTEMVELVPNGKHLEGLLPVATPTAGGQRVEGPGRSCVEGEGFLPKSPSKEPHFTDFEGKTSFGMSVFNLSNAIMGSGILGLAYAMANTGIILFLFLLTAVALLSSYSIHLLLKSSGIVGIRAYEQLGYRAFGTPGKLAAALAITLQNIGAMSSYLYIIKSELPLVIQTFLNLEDQTSDWYTNGNYLVILVSVVVILPLALMRQLGYLGYSSGFSLSCMMFFLIAVIYKKFHVPCPLSPSVANVTGNVSLVEINKDEAGLQSRTEVGAAFCTPSYFTLNTQTAYTIPIMAFAFVCHPEVLPIYTELKDPSKRKMQRISNLSIAVMYVMYFLAALFGYLTFYDGVESELLHTYSKVDPFDVLILCVRVAVLTAVTLTVPIVLFPVRRALQQMLFPDHEFSWLRHVLIAVGLLTCINLLVIFAPNILGIFGVIGATSAPCLIFIFPAIFYFRIIPTEKEPARSTPKILALCFAALGILLMIMSLSFIIMDWVSGTSRHGGSH; translated from the exons ATGGAAGCACCTCTGCAGACAGAGATGGTGGAGTTGGTGCCCAACGGCAAGCACTTGGAGGGGCTCCTCCCAGTCGCCACCCCCACAGCTGGCGGCCAGAG GGTCGAGGGGCCTGGACGGAGCTGTGTTGAGGGTGAAGGCTTCCTACCAAAAAGCCCCAGCAAGGAGCCACACTTCACCGAC TTCGAGGGAAAGACGTCATTCGGGATGTCGGTGTTCAACCTCAGCAATGCCATCATGGGCAGCGGCATCCTGGGGCTCGCCTATGCCATGGCCAACACGGGCATCATCCTTTTCCT GTTCCTGTTGACAGCCGTCGCCTTGCTCTCCAGCTACTCCATTCATCTGCTACTCAAGTCCTCAGGGATCGTGG GCATCCGTGCCTATGAGCAGCTGGGCTACCGTGCCTTTGGGACCCCAGGAAAGCTGGCGGCCGCCCTGGCCATCACACTGCAGAACATCGGAG CCATGTCCAGCTACCTGTACATCATCAAGTCTGAGCTGCCCCTTGTCATACAGACCTTCCTGAACCTGGAGGATCAGACCTC GGACTGGTACACGAATGGGAACTACCTGGTGATCCTGGTCTCTGTCGTCGTCATTCTGCCCCTAGCCCTGATGCGGCAGCTCG GCTACCTGGGCTACTCCAGCGGCTTCTCCCTCAGCTGCATGATGTTCTTCCTAATTGCA GTCATCTACAAAAAGTTTCACGTGCCCTGCCCACTGTCCCCCAGTGTGGCCAACGTGACAGGCAACGTCAGCCTCGTGGAGATCAACAAAGACGAggcagggctgcagtccaggacGGAGGTCGGGGCGGCGTTCTGCACCCCGAGTTACTTCACGCTCAACACTCAG ACGGCATACACCATCCCCATCATGGCCTTTGCCTTTGTCTGCCACCCTGAGGTGCTGCCCATCTACACGGAGCTCAAGGA CCCCTCCAAGAGGAAGATGCAGCGGATCTCCAACCTCTCCATCGCCGTCATGTACGTCATGTACTTCCTGGCTGCCCTCTTCGGCTACCTCACCTTCTACG ACGGAGTAGAGTCGGAGCTGCTGCACACCTACAGCAAGGTGGACCCGTTTGATGTGCTAATCCTGTGCGTGCGCGTGGCTGTGCTGACAGCAGTCACACTCACGGTGCCCATCGTTCTGTTTCCG GTACGCCGTGCCCTCCAGCAGATGCTGTTTCCCGACCACGAGTTCAGCTGGCTGCGGCACGTGCTCATTGCCGTTGGCCTGCTCACGTGTATCAACCTGCTGGTCATCTTTGCCCCCAATATACTGGGCATCTTCGGGGTCATCG GTGCCACATCTGCCCCGTGCCTCATCTTCATCTTCCCGGCCATTTTCTACTTTCGCATCATACCCACTGAGAAGGAACCTGCAAGGTCTACCCCCAAAATCCTG GCCCTTTGTTTTGCTGCACTTGGCATCTTGCTGATGATCATGAGCCTGAGCTTCATCATCATGGACTGGGTCTCGGGCACCAGTCGGCATGGAGGAAGCCACTAG